A stretch of the Chlorobiota bacterium genome encodes the following:
- a CDS encoding ABC transporter permease subunit, protein MNKIIKFVIIDLLKNKIVLVYTIILAAFSWSAFSLEDNSSKGILTLLNIILLIVPLVSILFSTIYIYNSSEFIELLLSQPIQRKKIWLSLFLGLSISLLFAFLVGTGIPILLFADQVVGFMMIVVGCIITLIFISIAFLGSILSRDKAKGIGISILLWLYFALLFDGLVLFLLFQFSDYPIEKLMIGVITTSPIDLARILILLNLDVSAMMGYTGAIFKDFFGTTIGLIVSFSLLILWIIIPFLISLKIFKKKDL, encoded by the coding sequence ATGAATAAGATTATAAAATTTGTAATTATTGATTTATTAAAGAATAAGATTGTTTTAGTTTATACAATTATACTAGCAGCATTCTCTTGGAGTGCCTTTAGTTTAGAGGATAATAGTTCAAAAGGTATTTTAACTTTATTAAATATCATATTACTAATTGTCCCTCTTGTATCAATTTTATTTTCTACAATTTATATTTATAATAGTTCTGAGTTTATAGAACTTTTGTTATCTCAACCGATTCAAAGAAAAAAAATATGGTTGAGTCTCTTTCTTGGACTTTCAATCAGCTTGCTATTTGCATTTTTAGTTGGAACTGGAATTCCAATACTGTTGTTTGCGGATCAAGTTGTAGGTTTTATGATGATTGTTGTAGGATGTATCATAACATTAATTTTTATTTCAATTGCATTTTTAGGATCAATATTAAGTCGTGATAAAGCTAAAGGAATTGGCATTTCAATACTTCTTTGGTTATACTTTGCATTGTTGTTCGATGGATTGGTACTTTTTTTACTATTTCAATTTTCAGATTATCCAATCGAAAAATTAATGATTGGAGTTATAACAACTAGTCCTATTGATTTGGCTAGGATATTGATTCTGTTGAATCTAGATGTATCAGCAATGATGGGTTATACAGGAGCTATTTTCAAAGATTTTTTTGGTACTACAATTGGATTAATTGTCTCATTTAGTTTGTTAATATTATGGATAATTATTCCTTTTCTAATTTCTTTAAAAATATTTAAGAAAAAAGATCTATAA
- a CDS encoding group III truncated hemoglobin, producing MKHDVTNRKDIENLVNTFYEKVKLDTHIGYFFLDIVNVNWEKHLPIMYDFWENVLFYSGNYSGNPMDVHIKLNEIAPIKIEHFQRWLEIFNETVDELFEGETSFRLKQRASSIATVMQIKILN from the coding sequence ATGAAACATGACGTTACAAATAGGAAAGACATTGAAAATCTAGTTAATACATTTTATGAGAAAGTAAAATTAGATACACATATTGGTTATTTTTTTTTAGATATAGTAAATGTAAATTGGGAAAAGCATCTTCCAATTATGTATGATTTTTGGGAAAATGTATTATTTTACTCTGGTAATTATTCTGGAAATCCAATGGATGTTCACATTAAATTAAATGAAATAGCTCCAATTAAAATTGAACATTTTCAAAGATGGTTAGAGATATTTAATGAAACTGTAGATGAGTTGTTTGAAGGTGAAACCTCATTTAGATTAAAGCAAAGAGCTTCGAGTATTGCAACCGTTATGCAAATTAAAATCCTAAATTAA
- a CDS encoding copper resistance protein CopD, with protein sequence MYFHVVLILHIIGASIWAGGHIILLLVFLPKALKEKNFKIIETFEIRFEKIGIPSLISQIVTGVILAYHYNVNFLTWFSFSTPIEKVVSIKLLLLILTLILAIHAKFFIIPKLNNSNLFNLGIHITLITLTAVSMLIIGTFIRFGGL encoded by the coding sequence ATGTATTTTCATGTAGTTTTGATTCTTCATATAATAGGTGCTAGCATTTGGGCGGGAGGACATATAATTTTATTATTAGTATTCTTACCAAAAGCTCTAAAGGAAAAAAATTTTAAAATAATTGAAACATTTGAGATAAGGTTTGAAAAAATTGGTATCCCATCTCTGATTAGTCAAATAGTTACTGGAGTGATTCTGGCATATCATTACAATGTGAATTTCTTAACATGGTTTTCATTTTCAACTCCAATTGAAAAAGTAGTCTCAATAAAATTATTATTACTCATTCTTACTTTAATTTTAGCAATTCATGCTAAGTTTTTTATAATTCCGAAATTAAATAATAGTAATCTATTTAATCTTGGAATTCATATTACATTGATAACTCTAACAGCTGTTTCAATGTTAATAATTGGAACATTTATAAGATTTGGTGGCTTATAA
- a CDS encoding fasciclin domain-containing protein yields MKKILFFLVSIGALSIVSCGSESEPKPEVSSAETTSEATPGQSGVQDSTSKPNIVQVAIGSKDHTTLVAAVKAAGLVDALSNAGPFTVFAPTNAAFDKLPTGTVDGLLKPEKLADLKNILEYHTYVGTLKTEYMNDGQEFEEVSGQKIKITKNGDKIIINGKAEIIASIPTSNGIIHVINEVLLPPTK; encoded by the coding sequence ATGAAAAAAATACTTTTCTTTTTAGTTTCAATTGGAGCATTATCAATTGTTTCTTGTGGTTCAGAAAGTGAGCCAAAGCCAGAAGTTTCAAGTGCAGAAACAACTTCTGAGGCTACTCCTGGGCAGTCTGGAGTGCAAGATTCTACATCTAAACCAAATATTGTTCAGGTAGCCATTGGAAGTAAAGATCATACCACTTTAGTGGCTGCAGTTAAAGCAGCTGGTTTGGTTGATGCTTTAAGCAATGCTGGTCCATTCACAGTTTTTGCTCCTACAAATGCTGCTTTTGATAAACTTCCAACTGGAACAGTTGATGGTTTATTAAAACCTGAAAAATTAGCAGATTTAAAAAATATATTAGAATATCATACTTATGTAGGTACTTTAAAAACAGAATATATGAATGATGGGCAAGAGTTTGAAGAAGTTAGTGGTCAAAAAATTAAAATTACTAAAAATGGAGATAAAATAATTATTAATGGTAAAGCTGAGATAATTGCTTCAATTCCTACTTCAAATGGGATTATACATGTAATAAATGAAGTACTTTTACCTCCAACTAAATAA